The nucleotide window aaaattttccaggaaataattcagaaaagaCTCAATACATACTTACTGATTGGCAACTATAATAGTCACTGTATTACACGTTGGCAAAGAATTCAGTGCagtcttttaaaatcacaaacCACCCAGTGTTTGTATATTCCAGCATCATTATTTGTAAGAATCACTTTAAGACTTCTAGTTAATCATCGCAGAATAGTCTTTAACATATGTCACGCAAATTCAATACAACAAAGAACAAGTCTGGCTATTTTTCAAAGAACACTATTTCATACATACCTTTTGAAGGTTGTCTCAAAGGTTCAGAAAATTTCACTGAAGACTGCTGTTGAACAGCCTTCCCAGGTAATGGGTtgacagctttatttttctccaaaccCTGTGTGATGCTGGTATCAGAAGTACTTCCTGTTACAGAACTGTTATTATACGGGGAAAGCATCGGACAATTTTTCATCCTTTCAAGCACGTACTTAGACAATCTAGCTGCTCTGTTAAAGTTTCTCTGAGTTTCACCTGTTATGGTGCTACTGGATAGATGTAGGGTACTCAATCTCTTCTTAGAAGCAGCAATTTCTGTACTCATATGATGTGAACTCACATTCAAACCTGAACTTTCTGTAAGAACTGATTTAGAACTATTCACTTGTTTTGGTACATCAGTGTTGTTCCAAGAGACATGCAGATTACTGATCTGACAGTCTGAGTTCTTAGAGTATATACTCAAATTTGTCGTGGCACCTAAAAAACCCGGAGAATTTCCATACATTTCCCCTCTCTCCATCTTCAccgatttatttatttgtaagctATTTGTCAATGAAGATGTCTGTGCTGAAATGCTGTTCAGATTCAGGAGCTCTGACTGCATCAATTGACTTCCTTGTTTAGGTGTAGTAAACACATTTTTGGCTCCATGTTTAGAACTATTATTGATCCCAAGTACACTTTCTGATGTCTTGCTGTCAACTCTAATATCTTGCTCCTGAGTTAGTCTTTCAATATCATCACATGCCTGGTATAATATATCATCATCTACATCATCTGCTTCCCAGCTACTCTCTAACTGATAACACGCTTTAATTTCACTGGTAAATGATGGATCATTCCAATCATCAAAGAAAGAACCTAACTTTGATCCATTAGTCTGATTTGGGTTACAAACACTGGTTGTATTGCCCAAAGTTGCTGAGCTGAAAGGCTGGACATTAGCAGGCACTTTCAAAGACTGATTAAAAATGGACTTATTAGAACATCCTGGTTTCAAAGCAGATTTCTTTTCAGAAgcatttattttagaattaaatttaGTATgagtattttcatttacttttgtcAGATTAGATGCAACTGCACAGTCTTGAATTTTGTCTTGATCAACTATATTCAAAGATTTCtccaatttcattttatttccagtgGCTGATAATTTATTTGGTTTATCATTTGGCTTTGGTGAAAATCTATATTTTTCAGCATCTGTTAATTCACTGTTCCATGTATTTGAAGGAAGACCTTGTAAAATTTCTGAATCTCTTAACTTGGCATCTAGACTTGTATTCATTCCTGACTTACTTTTATCCTCTTTACTGTTAAAGGAACAAATTTCCTTTTGATCAGCAATTTGGACTGTTTCAGGAGCAGGGAACAGCTCAGACATTTCAATATTCTGCATAACAAAAGGTTCATTACTTAGTAAGTTTTCCCAATCATCCTCAAAATCACTGGTAGTAAAAGTATCAATGTGCTTATTAAAAGTTCCTGGTTCCTTAGTATAGAAAGTCACATATGATTTTGTCATTCCAGGATTATTGACTTGATGAGAAAGTGATCCTAGGGTTTTACTTGGCAGATTTTCAGTGACCACAGTTTCATTAGTAATGATTTTCTCCTCTTTCaaagtgtttttctttccaaagatAGTATTACTGGTTTTCAAGAAAGCATCTGACAAATCTTGGCTTAACTGTCCACTACATTTCTGAGTAGAACCATCAAACATGGCAATAAAGGCTGCTTCAGCATTTTGGTCAAATGGCTTCTGACTGCTGGTTTGATCATTTACCACAGATATCTTGGTGTTCTCTTTCACTGACTTCTTTATTATAGCCTTATCTATTTCAGGAACTATATCACACAGTAACTGCATCTGTACACCATCTCTGTAATTATGTGAAGTCTCTGCTTCTGAAATCATCTGGATAAGATCATGATTTCTCTTATCTTGCTCTTGAATCACATCCAGCTCTTCCATATTTTTATCAAATTGCTTAGCTAATTTCATAAGTTCTTCCTCTTGATTTTGTGATTTTAAcctattaaaacaaatatttaaaaaattatgtagatATTCTAAAAGTCATACTCAACTgttatttaacattattttaaaatgcacaaattTTAACACATCCTGACATTATAAATAAGTTCAAAACTTTACATGTCAAAGTTAAGGATACTAACATAACCATTTTGACATACACACAAAGCGAAATactaaaatacacacaaaacaaaatactaaaaatatttacttcactGAATGtcagaaaaactgaaaagtttAAACTTACTTTGTGCAGCTGAGTTTTGCTCTTGATTTTCCTTTTGCTACACTAGGAGTGCAAGGAATAGCAGTGTCACCAATCCACATGCCCAGCATGGAGTCTGTTGTTGGTTTCTCATCCTTTGgcagaaaggcaaaaaaaaaaaaagagagatgtgaAAGTACAAAAACAACTAACCAAAACAAAACTCACTTTAATTATGTAGAATTATTTCATTAAAGGAATAAATTCTGGTAAGGTGACAGCAACTAAACAAACTTCAAAACAATGAAAAGCTGGAGGATGGCAATAACAAGTTGCAAGAAGTGATCTACACTTGCTTTAGGGAATgaaaacactcaaaaaaaaagtttttaagaatTTAGTTAGATATGcacgttagttgctcagtcatgtctgactctttgcaaccccatggactgtagcctgccacactcctctgtccatggaattttccaggcaaaaacacaggagtggatagccattcctttctccaggggaccttcctgatccagggatcaaacccaggtctcctgcattgattgcgggcagattctttaccatctgagccactgtggaagccaTTGCAGAAGAGAAATACATATTCAATAATAAAAGTACACATTTTTATCACAAGAAAACTGATCAACTTATTTCAGTTGTCATAAGATattgataaaaataaacattagtaCTAGAAACAAACTGTGCAGCAGGAATTATTAGAATTAGGAATAAGAGAGATAAATATGGAGTTCTTTCTGTATTACCTCAACCTACAAATTTTCCCTATTGCCATTATAATGTTTATCTAAGTTGGACAATCCATGTTGACGTGAATTGACAACACTTAGATAGAACTAAGAAAATTTAGCATTAAGTCAGGACCAAGTTAGAGATAATGACAAGATTAGAATTAGAATTCACAGCAAGATGCTGTGAATGAGgtagggagaaaaacaaaattaagtagaGAAAGTGGGTAAAGAAGTTTTAACCAGTATTAAGGCTAGAAAAAAGCCATTTTAATCCTACATGTTTCTTTTATACCTTTTAGTCACTTGATTATGCACAaaattagagaatgaatttatgtatTAGTTACAAACCAAACcaacaaattaaaaagttaatcatTTTCTACTCTGTTTTTATAGTACCTGGAATGAATATAAACAAGCAACTGTCACACAAATAATCACTAGATTACAGATTACTTGAAGGCAAGGACGGCTCCTACGGTGACTAAGCATCTAGCAAAGTGCTGAGCATAAAGATGTCAATTCATGTTTATACACTAGAAAGTTAGGTGATAAGTTGCCTACAACTTGGTACTTCAAAATCATCAATCAATCAAAAAGTAGCTTCCTTAGATGTCCAATTGAATCTAGCAGTTTTCAGCTTTGCAGATACTCAAGAAAAGCAATAATTTTGATTTTAGACTCAATACATAGCTTCCCTTTTGTTTCAACAATCTTGAATTTGGGAAGATAACATTCTTAATGATTTAATTATGGATTTTTTTGGGTCCATCTACCAAGTAATTTTAAATTCACTCCATTTTTAGAGATtaaaacaagggtgcccactctcaccactactattcaacatagtttgggaagttttggccacagcaatcagagcagaaaaagaagtaaaacgaatccagataggaaaagaagaaatgaaactctcgctgttttcagatgacatgatcctctacatagaaaaccctaaagactctaccagaaaattactagagctaatcaatgaatatagtaaagtcacaggatataaaattaacacacagaaatcccttgcattcctatacactaacaatgagaaaacagaaagagaaattaaggaaacaataccattcaccattgcaacaaaaagaataaaatacttaggagtatatctacctaaagaaacaaaagacctatacatagaaaactataaaacactgatgaaagaaatcaaagaggacacaaacagatggagaaacataccgtgttcatggattggaagaatcaatattgtcaaaaaggctatactacccaaagcaatctacagattcaatgcaatccctactaagctaccaacggtatttttcacagaactagaacaaataatttcacaatttgtatggaaatacaaaaaacctcgaatagccaaagtaatcttgagaaagaagattggaactggaggaatcaacttgcctgacttcagactctactacaaagccacagtcatcaagacagtatggtactggcacaaagacagaaatatagatcaatggaacagaatagaaagcccagagataaatccacgaacctatggacaccttatcttcaacaaaggaggcaaggatatacaatggaaaaaagacaagctctttaacaagtggtgctgggaaaactggtcaaccacttgtaaaagaatgaaactagaacactttctaacaacatacacaaaaataaactaaaaatggattaaagatctaaatgtaagaccagaaactataaaactcctagaggagaacataggcaaaacactctccaacataaatcacagcaggatcctctatgatccacctcccagaatattggaaataaaaacaaaaataaacaaatgggacctaatgaaacttaaaagcttttgcacagcaaaggaaactataagcaaggtgaaaagacagacctcagattgggagaaaataatagcaaacgaagcaacaaaggattaatttcaaaaatatacaagcaactcctgcagctcaattccagaaaaataaatgacccaatcaaaaaatgggccaaagaactaaacagacatttctccaaagacatacagatggctaacacatgaaaagatgctcaacatcactcatcatcagagaaatgcaaatcaaaacaacgaggtaccattacacaccagtcaggatggctgctatccaaaagtctacaagcaataaatgctggagagggtgtggagaaaagggaaccctcttacactgttggtgggaatgtaaactagtacagccgctatggagaacagtgtggagatttcttaaaaaaactggaaacagaactgccacatgactcagcaacaccacttctgggcatacacactgaggaaaccagatctgaaagagacacatgcaccccaatgttcatcgcagcactgtttataatagccgggacatggaagcaacctagatgcccatcagcagatgaatggataaggaagctgtggtacatatacaacatggaatattactcagccattaaaaagaattcatttgaatcagatctaatgagatggatgaaactggagcccattatacagagtgaaataagccagaaagataaagaacattacagcatactaacacatatatatggaatttagaaagatggtaatgataaccctacgtgcaaaacagaaaaagagacacagatgtacagaacagacttttggactctgtgggagaaggcgagggtgggatgtttcgagagaacagcattgaaacatgtatactatctatggtgaaacagatcaccagcccaggtgggatgcatgagacaagtgcttgggcctggtgcactgggaagacccagaggaatcgggtggagagggaggtgggaggggggatcgggatggggaatacatgtaaatccatggctgattcatgtcaatgtatgacaaaacccactacaataccgtaaagtaattagcctccaactaataaaaataaatggaaaaaaaaagtataataactTTATATATCCAGTTATATAAATAGATGGGTCCTATATAtggttttttattatttgtaaatgttacattttaaaaaattcctcatTAATAATTACACAGTACAATCCAGTGCTGTAAAGTGCATCTAAGCACATTAGTTCATTTAATTCTAGAGTATACTATGCAGAGTTGTataaaaatgatggaaaaatatataacatCTTCAAACAAACAACACTGTGTGAAAAGTATCcctgaagaaagtaaaatgactGATCAATTAGAATAAAAACGCAAATTTTAACAAATGTCATCTCTGGAAttattgctgtttgttttttagtccccgagtcgtgtccagctctttgtgactcaatggactgcagcccacctggctcccctgtccatgggatttcccaggcaaggaaactggagttcgttgccattttctactccacaggatgttcccaacccagggattgaatccatgtctcttgaattggcaggcggattctttaccactgagccaccaggagccccatcaattaaaataaaagtaaaaattttaaaatatatctccgGAACTATCAAGgtgatttaaataattatttaaagagGGTAACTCACCTATGCCATTCTGGAACACGAAAAGTTCCTAAACAGACCTTGATATTACTGAAGATTTATATGCTTTAAAAGTGCTCACTTGAAAGGGGTAACATTTCAAAGCAACTAGTTTAACTGTATTTTTTCTTATACACAAGTTATCACTTGCATACTGCTGCCATTTCTTTATGTGAGCAATTATTTCCAGCCCACTTAAGTAAAGAGTCCAATAATTTACTTACCTTTTTATCACTATTTAGCCTGACCAGCCCAAACACATTTTATTATACTTCTTTCATGTAAAATCAACAATTTAATGAAGATCTATTGTTAACTTATGTAGCAAGTAATATATGGCATAAATGCTATTTAATTAATGAACTCTATGTAAAATGTATGTCTACAACATGCCAAAGATGGAAAGTAGAGCTAGTAGTAACAGAGCTCTTTTGACTGTGGTAGTTGTAATTTTGGATGTTTTATAGCCACTAAGAAAAACTTTATTTCCTGTCTCCTCCACCTGTATGATGGTGATCCCTGTAACCACTTTGGGCCAGTGCCATGTATTGTTTATGGTCAACATAGTCACTATGTGAGGCCACATCGAGGAAAATACCATACTTCCTGTGAAGACACTAAACAAAATTTGGATGTTTTCTGGATTTAAATGTtgctaaataagaaaaaaaagaaagagatccaGAGCAGAGAGTGACCTATTACTCAAGCATCACAAGAGctgaaataaagaagaaactttTGAAAACAGTTCTTTTACAGCAAATAGTTTATCATACGTAATTTTAATATACCTAGTATTTGTAGTAGTCTATAGTTTACAAACAATTTTAATCTAATTCAATCATCACAATAATACAAAAAAGAGAGTAAGACAAGTAATAATTCTATTTTAACAACTAAATGAACTAAAGTTCGGATAGTTTAAATGACTtgcttgtatatgtgtgtatgctcagtcaagtccaactctttgagacctcatggacagtagccaccaggctcctatgtccgtggaattttcaaggcaaaaatacaggagggggttgtcatttcccactccaagggatcttcctgacccagggactgaacccatgtctcctgcgtctcttgcaccGGCaaacagtttctttaccactatgccacctaaGCAAGTGACTTGCTTAGGGGTTGCCACAGAAGGTAGACTTAGTACTAAATCCAAATCCAATTTTtttcctggagtaacaggcaaatttggccttgggagtacagaatgaagcagggcaaaggccaacagagttttgccaagagaatgcactggtcatagcaaacaccctcttccaacaacacaagagaagactctacacatggacatcaccagatggtcaacaccgaaatcagactgattatattgtttgcagccaaagatggagaagctctatacagtcagcaaaaacaagaccaggagctgactgtggctcagattatgaactccttattgccaaattcagacttaaaattgaagaaagtagggaaaaccactagaccaatcaggtatgatctaaatcaaatcccttatgattatacagtgggagtgacaaatagatttaagggattagatctgacagagtgcctgatgaactatggatggaggtttgtgacactgtacaggagacagagatcaagactatcctcaagaaaaagaaatgcaaaaaagcaaaatggttgtctgaggaggccttacaaatagctgtcaaaagaagtgaaaagcaaaggagaaaaggaaaggtattcccatttgaatgcagagttccaaagaatagcaaggagagataagaaagccttcctcagcaatcaatgcaaagaaatataggaaaacaatagaatgggaaagactagagatctcttcaagaaaatgagataccaagggaacatttcatgtaaagatgggttcgataaaggacagaaatggtatggacctaagagaagcagaagatattaataagaagaggtggcaagaatacacggaagaactgtataaaaaagatcttcacgacccagataatcacgctggtgttatcactcacctagatccagacatcctggaatgtgaagtcaagtgggccttagaaagcatcactacaaacaaagctagtggaagtgatggaattccagctgagctatttcaaatcctgaaagatgatgctgtgaaagtgctgcactcaataagccaacacatttggaaaactcagcagtggccacaggactggaaaaggtcagtttttcattccaatccctaagaaaggcaatgccaaagaatgctcaaactactgcacaattgcactcatctcacattctagtaaagtaatgctcaaaatacacCAAGCCAGGTTttaacaatacgtgaactgtgaacttctagatgttcaagctggttttagaaaaagcagaggaaccagagatcaaattgccaacatctactggatcaacgaaaaagagagttccagaaaaacatctatttctgctttactgactatgccaaagcctttgactgtgtggatcacaataaactatggaaaattctaaaagagatgggaataccagaccacctgagctgcctcttgagaatcctatatgcatgtcaggaagcaacagttagaaatggacatggaacaacagactggttcca belongs to Cervus elaphus chromosome 11, mCerEla1.1, whole genome shotgun sequence and includes:
- the ETAA1 gene encoding ewing's tumor-associated antigen 1 isoform X1; its protein translation is MSRRRKHGDSPGLKQTPRKGMATEECRSVVESGKRRLRAARCSGPQGPGERPPRPLPQQEQPPVAASCSKSNPEERYETPKRMLQMDLLSSAFSSPNDPDGQNDIFWDQNSPMTKQLGKGRKKQLYTTDSDEISHIVNRIAPQDEKPTTDSMLGMWIGDTAIPCTPSVAKGKSRAKLSCTKLKSQNQEEELMKLAKQFDKNMEELDVIQEQDKRNHDLIQMISEAETSHNYRDGVQMQLLCDIVPEIDKAIIKKSVKENTKISVVNDQTSSQKPFDQNAEAAFIAMFDGSTQKCSGQLSQDLSDAFLKTSNTIFGKKNTLKEEKIITNETVVTENLPSKTLGSLSHQVNNPGMTKSYVTFYTKEPGTFNKHIDTFTTSDFEDDWENLLSNEPFVMQNIEMSELFPAPETVQIADQKEICSFNSKEDKSKSGMNTSLDAKLRDSEILQGLPSNTWNSELTDAEKYRFSPKPNDKPNKLSATGNKMKLEKSLNIVDQDKIQDCAVASNLTKVNENTHTKFNSKINASEKKSALKPGCSNKSIFNQSLKVPANVQPFSSATLGNTTSVCNPNQTNGSKLGSFFDDWNDPSFTSEIKACYQLESSWEADDVDDDILYQACDDIERLTQEQDIRVDSKTSESVLGINNSSKHGAKNVFTTPKQGSQLMQSELLNLNSISAQTSSLTNSLQINKSVKMERGEMYGNSPGFLGATTNLSIYSKNSDCQISNLHVSWNNTDVPKQVNSSKSVLTESSGLNVSSHHMSTEIAASKKRLSTLHLSSSTITGETQRNFNRAARLSKYVLERMKNCPMLSPYNNSSVTGSTSDTSITQGLEKNKAVNPLPGKAVQQQSSVKFSEPLRQPSKEEEEKNRKYSPEEIQRKRQAALVRRMAKVQASSVKKDSSHLT
- the ETAA1 gene encoding ewing's tumor-associated antigen 1 isoform X2 is translated as MSRRRKHGDSPGLKQTPRKGMATEECRSVVESGKRRLRAARCSGPQGPGERPPRPLPQQEQPPVAASCSKKRYETPKRMLQMDLLSSAFSSPNDPDGQNDIFWDQNSPMTKQLGKGRKKQLYTTDSDEISHIVNRIAPQDEKPTTDSMLGMWIGDTAIPCTPSVAKGKSRAKLSCTKLKSQNQEEELMKLAKQFDKNMEELDVIQEQDKRNHDLIQMISEAETSHNYRDGVQMQLLCDIVPEIDKAIIKKSVKENTKISVVNDQTSSQKPFDQNAEAAFIAMFDGSTQKCSGQLSQDLSDAFLKTSNTIFGKKNTLKEEKIITNETVVTENLPSKTLGSLSHQVNNPGMTKSYVTFYTKEPGTFNKHIDTFTTSDFEDDWENLLSNEPFVMQNIEMSELFPAPETVQIADQKEICSFNSKEDKSKSGMNTSLDAKLRDSEILQGLPSNTWNSELTDAEKYRFSPKPNDKPNKLSATGNKMKLEKSLNIVDQDKIQDCAVASNLTKVNENTHTKFNSKINASEKKSALKPGCSNKSIFNQSLKVPANVQPFSSATLGNTTSVCNPNQTNGSKLGSFFDDWNDPSFTSEIKACYQLESSWEADDVDDDILYQACDDIERLTQEQDIRVDSKTSESVLGINNSSKHGAKNVFTTPKQGSQLMQSELLNLNSISAQTSSLTNSLQINKSVKMERGEMYGNSPGFLGATTNLSIYSKNSDCQISNLHVSWNNTDVPKQVNSSKSVLTESSGLNVSSHHMSTEIAASKKRLSTLHLSSSTITGETQRNFNRAARLSKYVLERMKNCPMLSPYNNSSVTGSTSDTSITQGLEKNKAVNPLPGKAVQQQSSVKFSEPLRQPSKEEEEKNRKYSPEEIQRKRQAALVRRMAKVQASSVKKDSSHLT